AGGAGAAGACATGGCGGTTCAGGGGGATCCCAGAAGTGTTTGGGGGGCAGGGGGGCCCCAAAAATTTGTGGGTGGGGGTGGGTGTCAGGGAGGTACCTTCCAGCCCAACAGTTCAGCCAGAGCCAGGCACCCACTGTCACAGTCCCCCAGCCAGGCCACGTCCCTGCGCAGATACAGGAGCCCCAAAGTCACCTCTGTGGGGCCCTAAAAAACCTGGGGGACCCTAGAATCACCTTGGGGGTGCCCACATCATCTTGAGTGGACCAAAAACTACCTTGGGATGCCCCAAAACCACTTTGAGGGTCTCCAAAGCCATGGTGGGGTTCCCAAAACCATGGAGGGAGGGGACCCATACCTGTAGGCCTTGTTTGAGTCAAAGTCCATCCCACCAAAGCCCATCAAGGACATCAGGGAGTCACTCTGGAGGAACAAATAGAGTGACGGGGGTGGGGGGcagttgctccaagccttccccccccccccccccagtgcctcccaaATTGCCCCCCCCCACCTCACCTGTCCTGTCTTCTCCTTGTTGATCAGGagtctgggggtgctggtggggaCCCTGTGGGAGGGGACAGTCATGgtagggggggggggaaggcagGGGTCTGGGAGGTGTCCTGGGAGGGGTCTCACCTGCTGATGAGGGAGGCAAAGGGCTGCACCTGCAGCGAGGTGCCCATGATTAGCAGCAGGTCAACTTTCTCAAAGTCCTGTTGAAGGAGATGTCACTGAGGGAAGGTCCTGGGTCACCTCAgcaccccccaccccaaattcaGGCTGGGGGTGGGATTCAGggccccccaaaccccactcaccgactccaggagagcgAAGAAGCGTGAGGGGAGGCTCTCCCCAAAAAACACAATGTCTGGAGAAGGGGAGTGGCAGAtgaggggggtgggggtgaaGACCCCCCCTCAGATTCCCACTGAGGCCCCCTTGAAAACTCACCAGGTTTCACCAGCCCCTGGCATTTCTCACACTTAGGGACAAGGGAGGAGAAAATCCGCTctgagaagggagcaggagggggaaACTCAGTGGGGAAAGGGTATTTGAGGGGTCACAGGGACATttgggaggcactgggggagAACAACCTGCTGTTAGcaccctgtggcacagcaggtGGGGCCACCCTCACAGCCGCTCAAGGGGGGACGAGGAGGAGGGGTCCCCGGGGGTCCCCAGAGCCCTCCTTACCCCTCATCCAGGCCAGGCCATAGCGCTGGCGGCACGAGGGCCGCAGGCAGTGGGATGTGAAGAACGTGCCGTGAGCCTCCACCAGCAGCTCCGGGTCCAGCCCCGCCACCCTCTCCAGAGTGTCAATGTTCTGGGGGGGGAGCACGGGGGGAGGGGTCAGGGggtccccaaaatccctgtgaCCCCCCAAAACAGCTGCAGGGGAGGGGAGCATGTCCCACCTGGGTGTAGCAGCGCAGCAAAAGCCCCTtgtcctgcagcagcctcaTGAAGTAGTGACATATTGTGGgctggggggaatttgggggttaTTTGGGGTTCTCTTGCCCCACCCCCTGAGTGGGGGGGTTGGAAAGAGGTTTTGGGGGACTTTTACCTTGAACTGCCCTGGGTAGAGCTCACGGGCGAGGGCAAAAAAGGGTTCTGGGTGTTTCtgggggggcacagggaggtCAGGGGGGGCTCGGAGTGCCCCCAGATAACCAGGCCTCCCCCCAGAATTTGGGGAGTAAAAGGGGGGTGGGTACCTTGAAGAAACCAATCTCAAAGATGGCCTCAGGGTAGGGAAGGTCGTAGCTCTGCAAGTTGGAGTAGAGCCCAGTGCCAGGGGAGCGGAAGTCCGGGATCCCGGCGGCTGGGGGGAGTTGGGGGGCTCAGGACCCACCCTGGGTGTCCTGAGCCGCCCCCTCCGGGCCCCCCCAAAATGAGCACTCACAGGTGGAGATGCCAGCGCCCACCATGCACACGACATTCTTACCTGTAGGGAAGGGGGAACACAGGGGTGAACCCTAAATTTGCCCTCAAGAGCCCTAAAACTGCCCTTTCCCCCCACACTGCgaacccccaaatccaccccgTTTCCACAGCACCCCTCCTTTCCCCATTCCCGTTGTCCTCCCTCCGTGCCCGCTTTTCCCACTGCTCCCTTCCCGTTCTTGGTgtccccccattcccatccccattcccgtCCCCGGTCCTGCTCCTATCTCCGTTCCCGGTGTTCCTACAGCGGTCACTCTTCAGGAAGCGGCTCACGCCCTGCAGGCTCAGCTCGTCCAGCACCGGCTCCGGTTTGTCCCCTACAAGCCCCAGGGTCCGGGACAGGAGCGTCCGCAGCAGCTCCACTGCGGGAACATCGAACTGTCCCCATACAGTCGCCAAAGTGATTTCCGcgtcccaaaatccccaaaaatgtCCCCCAAGGTTCCATCAAAAATGTCCCCAAAGGTCCCCGAAAGTCCCAAAGGCCCCAGAA
This Cinclus cinclus unplaced genomic scaffold, bCinCin1.1 SCAFFOLD_129, whole genome shotgun sequence DNA region includes the following protein-coding sequences:
- the SIRT2 gene encoding NAD-dependent protein deacetylase sirtuin-2; this translates as MADPDGAGGGGAGPALGRGAPSPPASAGDPPSVSAAPGAHEEVVEQDSEFPVSDPEPGASADADMELLRTLLSRTLGLVGDKPEPVLDELSLQGVSRFLKSDRCKNVVCMVGAGISTSAGIPDFRSPGTGLYSNLQSYDLPYPEAIFEIGFFKKHPEPFFALARELYPGQFKPTICHYFMRLLQDKGLLLRCYTQNIDTLERVAGLDPELLVEAHGTFFTSHCLRPSCRQRYGLAWMRERIFSSLVPKCEKCQGLVKPDIVFFGESLPSRFFALLESDFEKVDLLLIMGTSLQVQPFASLISRVPTSTPRLLINKEKTGQSDSLMSLMGFGGMDFDSNKAYRDVAWLGDCDSGCLALAELLGWKEELEELVQREHAAIDAKGRDTDGGDPQKHWVDEDKDGGNPRKSLRDKAKAQRDPKESLGDKDKAQSDPKKSPGDKKHQGDKDQAQHDPEESRGGSKDPSHSTGGTTQS